One window of Trifolium pratense cultivar HEN17-A07 linkage group LG5, ARS_RC_1.1, whole genome shotgun sequence genomic DNA carries:
- the LOC123886991 gene encoding uncharacterized protein LOC123886991, with product MENSTDKRKRVHDESNTDSETHCVDSVETKIRKVNSVSDVNSSELESQLTRVDSGSDVNSVFDSDVQLQDEIFHILDDADNVPEQTERDSVVMGLDSVIKSFEEEIFSPGVEPGLTEPVHVTGSVELGYLFEASDDELGLPPTVVSGDEPGRVEPEKVDLTGFAGFDDDFSGFDGFGFETGLLSECDGNNGGAGGFVTGDGLFEYGEPVSDVLWRSESLQAM from the coding sequence ATGGAGAATTCCACCGACAAGAGAAAGCGAGTTCATGATGAGTCAAATACCGATTCCGAAACTCATTGTGTTGATTCGGTTGAAACTAAGATTCGTAAGGTTAACTCTGTTTCTGATGTTAACTCGTCCGAGTTGGAGTCTCAGCTTACACGAGTTGACTCAGGTTCTGATGTTAACTCGGTTTTTGACTCGGATGTTCAACTTCAAGATGAGATTTTTCATATACTTGATGATGCTGATAATGTTCCTGAACAAACTGAGCGTGACTCGGTTGTGATGGGTCTTGACTCAGTTATCAAAAGCTTTGAAGAAGAGATTTTTTCACCCGGGGTTGAACCGGGTCTAACCGAGCCGGTTCATGTTACCGGTTCAGTTGAGCTGGGTTACCTTTTTGAGGCCTCTGATGATGAACTTGGTTTGCCACCAACTGTGGTTTCAGGTGATGAACCGGGTCGGGTTGAACCGGAAAAGGTGGACCTGACCGGGTTTGCTGGGTTTGATGATGATTTTTCCGGTTTTGATGGGTTTGGTTTTGAAACCGGGTTGTTGTCGGAGTGTGATGGTAACAACGGTGGTGCCGGAGGTTTTGTGACAGGGGATGGGTTGTTTGAATATGGTGAACCGGTGTCGGATGTTTTGTGGCGGTCGGAGTCATTACAAGCTATGTAG